The following proteins are encoded in a genomic region of Hippopotamus amphibius kiboko isolate mHipAmp2 chromosome 8, mHipAmp2.hap2, whole genome shotgun sequence:
- the LOC130858633 gene encoding protein HIRA isoform X3, with protein sequence MKLLKPTWVNHNGKPIFSVDIHPDGTKFATGGQGQDSGKVVIWNMSPVLQEDDEKDDNVPKMLCQMDNHLACVNCVRWSNSGMYLASGGDDKLIMVWKRATYIGPSTVFGSGGKLASVEQWRCVSILRSHSGDVMDVAWSPHDAWLASCSVDNTVVIWNAVKFPEILATLRGHSGLVKGLTWDPVGKYIASQADDRSLKVWRTLDWQLETSITKPFDECGGTTHVLRLSWSPDGHYLVSAHAMNNSGPTAQIIEREGWKTNMDFVGHRKAVTVVKFNPKIFKKKQKNGSSAKPSCPYCCCAVGSKDRSLSVWLTCLKRPLVVIHELFDKSIMDISWTLDGLGTLVCSMDGSVAFLDFSQDELGDPLSEEEKSRIHQSTYGKSLAIMTEAQLSTAVIENPEMLKYQRRQQQQQLDQKGSAARETGSTTSVAGVVNGESLEDIRKNLLKKQVETRTADGRRRITPLCIAQLDTGDFSTAFFNSIPLSGSLAGTMLTAHSSPQLLPLDSSTPGPFGASKPSTEPAAVAGTRPVGDSASKDSVNAASAPAAPSPSVLTTPSKIEPMKAFDSRFTERSKATPGAPAVAGVTPAPVDRLREQSLVKELRPRDALDSSSDSDEKLPAAKPSSLSKRKLELEGEMVEKKKKGRPRKDSRLLPVSLSVQSPATLTAEKDAVCLSVPAPALKLPMPGPQRAFTLQVSSDPCMYIEVENEVTAVGGLKLSRLKCSREGKEWETVLTSRILTAAGSCDVVCVACEKRMLSVFSTCGRRLLPPILLPSPISTLHCTGSYVMALTAAATLSVWDVHRQLVVVKEESLHSILAGSDMTVSQILLTQHGIPVMNLSDGKAYCFNPSLSAWNLVSDKQDSLAQCADFRSSLPPQDAMLCAGPLAIVQGRAATSSGRQAARLFSVPHVVQQETTLAYLESQVAAALTLRSSHEYRHWLLLYARYLVNEGFEYRLREICKDLLGPVHSSTGSQWESTVVGLRKRDLLKELLPVIGQNLRFQRLFTECQEQLDILRDK encoded by the exons GCAAGCCAATTTTTTCCGTTGATATTCACCCTGACGGGACCAAGTTCGCAACTGGAGGACAAG GACAGGATTCTGGGAAGGTTGTAATCTGGAATATGTCTCCAGTCCTCCAGGAGGATGACGAGAAGGATGACAATGTCCCCAAGATGCTTTGCCAGATGGACAATCACTTAG cATGTGTGAACTGTGTGCGGTGGTCAAACAGTGGGATGTATTTAGCTTCTGGGGGAGATGACAAACTGATTATGGTGTGGAAGCGGGCTAC GTACATCGGGCCCAGCACCGTGTTCGGCTCCGGCGGCAAGCTTGCCAGCGTGGAGCAGTGGCGATGTGTCTCCATCCTGCGGAGCCACTCAGGCG ATGTGATGGACGTAGCGTGGTCCCCCCATGACGCCTGGCTGGCCTCGTGCAGCGTGGACAACACCGTGGTCATCTGGAACGCCGTGAAGTTCCCAG AAATCCTGGCTACGCTGAGAGGCCATTCTGGCCTGGTGAAGGGCCTGACTTGGGACCCTGTTGGTAAATACATTGCCTCTCAAGCTGACGACCGCAGCCTGAAGGTGTGGAGGACGCTGGACTGGCAGTTAGAGACCAGCATCACCAAGCCTTTCGACGAG TGTGGAGGGACGACCCACGTGTTGCGGCTCAGCTGGTCCCCTGATGGGCACTACCTGGTGTCCGCCCACGCCATGAACAATTCCGGCCCCACCGCCCAGATCATCGAACGGGAGGGCTGGAAGACCAACATGGACTTTGTCGGGCACCGGAAAGCTGTGACCGTTGTG AAATTCAACCCAAAAATCTtcaagaagaagcagaagaacGGGAGCTCTGCGAAGCCCAGCTGCCCTTACTGCTGCTGTGCTGTTGGCAGCAAGGACCGCTCGCTCTCTGTCTGG CTCACGTGTCTGAAGCGGCCTTTGGTTGTCATCCACGAGCTGTTCGACAAATCCATCATGGACATTTCCTG GACTCTGGACGGGCTCGGCACCCTGGTGTGCTCCATGGACGGCTCGGTGGCGTTCCTGGACTTCTCCCAGGATGAGCTCGGGGACCCGCTGAGCGAGGAGGAGAAG AGCCGCATCCACCAGTCCACCTACGGCAAGAGCTTGGCCATCATGACCGAGGCCCAGCTCTCCACCGCCGTCATCGAGAACCCTGAGATGCTCAAGTACCagcggaggcagcagcagcagcagctggatcAGAAGGGCTCTGCGGCCAGAGAGACGGGCTCCACCACCTCCGTGGCGGGCGTCGTCAACGGGGAGAGCCTGGAGGACATCAGGAAG aatcttttaaagaaacaagttgAGACCCGGACGGCGGATGGTCGGAGGAGAATCACACCTCTCTGCATAGCGCAGCTGGACACCGG GGACTTCTCCACGGCCTTCTTCAACAGCATCCCGCTCTCGGGCTCCCTGGCAGGCACCATGCTCACGGCTCACAGCAGCCCTCAGCTGCTGCCGTTGGACTCCAGCACCCCTGGCCCCTTCGGCGCCTCGAAGCCTTCCACAGAGCCTGCGGCAGTGGCTGGCACTAGGCCCGTGGGTGATTCTGCCAGTAAGGACAG cgtGAATGCGGCCTCTGCCCCTGCTGCACCGTCCCCCTCTGTCCTGACAACCCCGTCCAAGATTGAACCGATGAAAGCCTTCGACTCCCGGTTCACAGAGCGCTCCAAAGCCACGCCTGGGGCTCCTGCCGTGGCTGGTGTGACCCCGGCGCCCGTGGACAG GTTGAGGGAACAGAGCCTCGTGAAGGAGCTGCGGCCCCGGGACGCCCTGGACAGCAGCAGCGACAGCGACGAGAAGCTCCCCGCGGCCAAGCCCTCCTCGCTGTCCAAGCGGAAGCTGGAGCTGGAGGGGGAGATggtggagaagaagaagaaggggcgGCCTCGGAAGGACTCGCGCCTCCTGCCCGTGTCCCTGTCTGTGCAG TCCCCAGCCACCCTGACTGCAGAGAAGGACGCCGTGTGTTTGTCTGTCCCCGCACCTGCGCTGAAACTGCCTATGCCAGGCCCCCAGAGAGCCTTCACCCTCCAG GTGAGCTCCGACCCCTGCATGTACATCGAGGTGGAGAACGAGGTGACGGCAGTGGGGGGCCTGAAGCTGAGCCGCCTCAAGTGCAGCCGGGAGGGGAAGGAGTGGGAGACGGTGCTCACCAGCCGGATCCTCACGGCTGCCGGCAGCTG tGACGTGGTGTGTGTTGCCTGTGAAAAGCGGATGCTGTCCGTGTTCTCCACCTGTGGTCGCCGCCTCCTGCCTCCCATCCTGCTGCCATCCCCGATCTCCACCCTGCACTGCACCGGCTCCTACGTCATGGCCCTCACCGCCGCGGCCACGCTGTCCGTCTG GGATGTGCACAGGCAGCTGGTGGTGGTGAAGGAGGAGTCTCTACACTCCATCTTGGCAG GAAGCGACATGACAGTGTCACAGATCTTGCTGACACAGCACGGAATCCCCGTGATGAACCTGTCGGACGGAAAGGCCTACTGCTTCAACCCGTCGCTGTCTGCCTG GAACCTGGTTTCTGACAAGCAGGACTCGCTGGCCCAGTGCGCGGACTTCAGGAGCAGCCTGCCGCCCCAGGATGCCATGCTGTGCGCGGGGCCGCTCGCCATAGTCCAGGGCCGCGCCGCCAC CAGCTCGGGGAGGCAGGCGGCCCGGCTCTTCTCCGTGCCTCACGTGGTGCAGCAGGAGACCACCCTGGCCTACCTGGAGAGCCAGGTCGCCGCGGCCCTCACCCTGCGCTCCAGCCACGAGTACCGCCACTGGCTCCTCCTCTACGCGAGGTACCTTGTGAACGAAG
- the LOC130858633 gene encoding protein HIRA isoform X5, protein MYLASGGDDKLIMVWKRATYIGPSTVFGSGGKLASVEQWRCVSILRSHSGDVMDVAWSPHDAWLASCSVDNTVVIWNAVKFPEILATLRGHSGLVKGLTWDPVGKYIASQADDRSLKVWRTLDWQLETSITKPFDECGGTTHVLRLSWSPDGHYLVSAHAMNNSGPTAQIIEREGWKTNMDFVGHRKAVTVVKFNPKIFKKKQKNGSSAKPSCPYCCCAVGSKDRSLSVWLTCLKRPLVVIHELFDKSIMDISWTLDGLGTLVCSMDGSVAFLDFSQDELGDPLSEEEKSRIHQSTYGKSLAIMTEAQLSTAVIENPEMLKYQRRQQQQQLDQKGSAARETGSTTSVAGVVNGESLEDIRKNLLKKQVETRTADGRRRITPLCIAQLDTGDFSTAFFNSIPLSGSLAGTMLTAHSSPQLLPLDSSTPGPFGASKPSTEPAAVAGTRPVGDSASKDSVNAASAPAAPSPSVLTTPSKIEPMKAFDSRFTERSKATPGAPAVAGVTPAPVDRLREQSLVKELRPRDALDSSSDSDEKLPAAKPSSLSKRKLELEGEMVEKKKKGRPRKDSRLLPVSLSVQSPATLTAEKDAVCLSVPAPALKLPMPGPQRAFTLQVSSDPCMYIEVENEVTAVGGLKLSRLKCSREGKEWETVLTSRILTAAGSCDVVCVACEKRMLSVFSTCGRRLLPPILLPSPISTLHCTGSYVMALTAAATLSVWDVHRQLVVVKEESLHSILAGSDMTVSQILLTQHGIPVMNLSDGKAYCFNPSLSAWNLVSDKQDSLAQCADFRSSLPPQDAMLCAGPLAIVQGRAATSSGRQAARLFSVPHVVQQETTLAYLESQVAAALTLRSSHEYRHWLLLYARYLVNEGPSAHSPPSTAPTLPTPLGHPSQSCHIASSLAQHTVARGGASVRACCCGLQALGLQPPGGNRGLNTDSEKYARTYWGRFTPPLEASGSQQSWVCGRGTC, encoded by the exons ATGTATTTAGCTTCTGGGGGAGATGACAAACTGATTATGGTGTGGAAGCGGGCTAC GTACATCGGGCCCAGCACCGTGTTCGGCTCCGGCGGCAAGCTTGCCAGCGTGGAGCAGTGGCGATGTGTCTCCATCCTGCGGAGCCACTCAGGCG ATGTGATGGACGTAGCGTGGTCCCCCCATGACGCCTGGCTGGCCTCGTGCAGCGTGGACAACACCGTGGTCATCTGGAACGCCGTGAAGTTCCCAG AAATCCTGGCTACGCTGAGAGGCCATTCTGGCCTGGTGAAGGGCCTGACTTGGGACCCTGTTGGTAAATACATTGCCTCTCAAGCTGACGACCGCAGCCTGAAGGTGTGGAGGACGCTGGACTGGCAGTTAGAGACCAGCATCACCAAGCCTTTCGACGAG TGTGGAGGGACGACCCACGTGTTGCGGCTCAGCTGGTCCCCTGATGGGCACTACCTGGTGTCCGCCCACGCCATGAACAATTCCGGCCCCACCGCCCAGATCATCGAACGGGAGGGCTGGAAGACCAACATGGACTTTGTCGGGCACCGGAAAGCTGTGACCGTTGTG AAATTCAACCCAAAAATCTtcaagaagaagcagaagaacGGGAGCTCTGCGAAGCCCAGCTGCCCTTACTGCTGCTGTGCTGTTGGCAGCAAGGACCGCTCGCTCTCTGTCTGG CTCACGTGTCTGAAGCGGCCTTTGGTTGTCATCCACGAGCTGTTCGACAAATCCATCATGGACATTTCCTG GACTCTGGACGGGCTCGGCACCCTGGTGTGCTCCATGGACGGCTCGGTGGCGTTCCTGGACTTCTCCCAGGATGAGCTCGGGGACCCGCTGAGCGAGGAGGAGAAG AGCCGCATCCACCAGTCCACCTACGGCAAGAGCTTGGCCATCATGACCGAGGCCCAGCTCTCCACCGCCGTCATCGAGAACCCTGAGATGCTCAAGTACCagcggaggcagcagcagcagcagctggatcAGAAGGGCTCTGCGGCCAGAGAGACGGGCTCCACCACCTCCGTGGCGGGCGTCGTCAACGGGGAGAGCCTGGAGGACATCAGGAAG aatcttttaaagaaacaagttgAGACCCGGACGGCGGATGGTCGGAGGAGAATCACACCTCTCTGCATAGCGCAGCTGGACACCGG GGACTTCTCCACGGCCTTCTTCAACAGCATCCCGCTCTCGGGCTCCCTGGCAGGCACCATGCTCACGGCTCACAGCAGCCCTCAGCTGCTGCCGTTGGACTCCAGCACCCCTGGCCCCTTCGGCGCCTCGAAGCCTTCCACAGAGCCTGCGGCAGTGGCTGGCACTAGGCCCGTGGGTGATTCTGCCAGTAAGGACAG cgtGAATGCGGCCTCTGCCCCTGCTGCACCGTCCCCCTCTGTCCTGACAACCCCGTCCAAGATTGAACCGATGAAAGCCTTCGACTCCCGGTTCACAGAGCGCTCCAAAGCCACGCCTGGGGCTCCTGCCGTGGCTGGTGTGACCCCGGCGCCCGTGGACAG GTTGAGGGAACAGAGCCTCGTGAAGGAGCTGCGGCCCCGGGACGCCCTGGACAGCAGCAGCGACAGCGACGAGAAGCTCCCCGCGGCCAAGCCCTCCTCGCTGTCCAAGCGGAAGCTGGAGCTGGAGGGGGAGATggtggagaagaagaagaaggggcgGCCTCGGAAGGACTCGCGCCTCCTGCCCGTGTCCCTGTCTGTGCAG TCCCCAGCCACCCTGACTGCAGAGAAGGACGCCGTGTGTTTGTCTGTCCCCGCACCTGCGCTGAAACTGCCTATGCCAGGCCCCCAGAGAGCCTTCACCCTCCAG GTGAGCTCCGACCCCTGCATGTACATCGAGGTGGAGAACGAGGTGACGGCAGTGGGGGGCCTGAAGCTGAGCCGCCTCAAGTGCAGCCGGGAGGGGAAGGAGTGGGAGACGGTGCTCACCAGCCGGATCCTCACGGCTGCCGGCAGCTG tGACGTGGTGTGTGTTGCCTGTGAAAAGCGGATGCTGTCCGTGTTCTCCACCTGTGGTCGCCGCCTCCTGCCTCCCATCCTGCTGCCATCCCCGATCTCCACCCTGCACTGCACCGGCTCCTACGTCATGGCCCTCACCGCCGCGGCCACGCTGTCCGTCTG GGATGTGCACAGGCAGCTGGTGGTGGTGAAGGAGGAGTCTCTACACTCCATCTTGGCAG GAAGCGACATGACAGTGTCACAGATCTTGCTGACACAGCACGGAATCCCCGTGATGAACCTGTCGGACGGAAAGGCCTACTGCTTCAACCCGTCGCTGTCTGCCTG GAACCTGGTTTCTGACAAGCAGGACTCGCTGGCCCAGTGCGCGGACTTCAGGAGCAGCCTGCCGCCCCAGGATGCCATGCTGTGCGCGGGGCCGCTCGCCATAGTCCAGGGCCGCGCCGCCAC CAGCTCGGGGAGGCAGGCGGCCCGGCTCTTCTCCGTGCCTCACGTGGTGCAGCAGGAGACCACCCTGGCCTACCTGGAGAGCCAGGTCGCCGCGGCCCTCACCCTGCGCTCCAGCCACGAGTACCGCCACTGGCTCCTCCTCTACGCGAGGTACCTTGTGAACGAAG GCCCCTCGGCCCACTCCCCTC